Genomic segment of Rhodococcus sp. W8901:
AACCTGCGGCCCTCGGCGAACTGTTCGACGAAGGTGGCGATCCGCCGGGCCCGCGTCTCGGGACGCTTCGCGTCCTGGATTCGGTACAGCGCCGCGAATCGGTTGCGACTGTCGAGGGTCGCGAAGAACGCCTCCGCGGCCGGGTTCGCGGCGAGGGCGTCGAGCAGGTCCTGCGGCACCTGTGCCGTCTTCGGCCCCGCGTACGCCCGGTCCCACCGGCCGTCGGCCTTGGCCGCCTCCACCGCCGCCAGCCCCTCCGGTTCCACCAGGCCGCGCTCGATCAACGCCTCCACGGCATCCCTGTTGCGCTCGGACCAGGGGCTGCGGGCGGTGCGCGGCGTGAACCGCTGCACCCGGAAGTCCTCGTCGAGCCTGCGGGCCTGACTGTCGATCCAGCCGAAGCACAGCGCAACCTCGACCGCCTCGGCGTACGTCACGGACGTGTGCCGAGAATCCTTGCGGGCGATCTTCACGAGCACACCGGGCGACGACACGTTGGCGCGCAGCCACTCTCGGAACTCGGCCTGGTCGGCGAAGTACTCGACGGGCAGTTCGGCCGCCACGATCAGCGCCTCGCCCAGACCCGCACGAAACCCTGCGCCAGATACGCGAAGGCGCCGAGCCCGAGGACCCACTTGGTGGTGCTGACCGCGGTGGCGGCCCGCACGGTGGTGTCGCTGATGCGGTCCCGGTGATCGAGCAGGTAGAGCCCGGCGACGTTCTCGACGTAGTCGCCCGCGGCCGCGGCGACGGGAGCCGCGAGCAGCATCCGCTTCGTCGCCGGGGACAGCGGCGTCAGCTCGTCGAGCCGCCGGGCCCCCACCCGC
This window contains:
- a CDS encoding YdeI/OmpD-associated family protein, with product MAAELPVEYFADQAEFREWLRANVSSPGVLVKIARKDSRHTSVTYAEAVEVALCFGWIDSQARRLDEDFRVQRFTPRTARSPWSERNRDAVEALIERGLVEPEGLAAVEAAKADGRWDRAYAGPKTAQVPQDLLDALAANPAAEAFFATLDSRNRFAALYRIQDAKRPETRARRIATFVEQFAEGRRFYE